The genome window CTTTTCTGAGAGCATCTCTACAGATTCAGGTGAAGAAGTAAGTAACAGGGAAGTTAAGCAAATACTAAGAGAGATAACAAATAATGAAAATAAGAATAAACCTCATTCAGATGATAAGTTAGCAATGTTGTTAAGAGAAAAAGGCTATAATATTGCCCGTAGAACAGTCGCTAAATACAGGGAACAATTAAATATACCGGTTGGGAGGTTGAGAAAAGAAATAGGATGAAATGAGGTACCTAATAGTGTTCATGTACTCATGTGTTCTCGTATGCTCTCATGAACACATAAACACAAATTTTAGAATGAACAGAAAATTAGCCTATATCTTATCTGTATTACTCCATCCCTTATTACTGCCTACAATATTATTTGCCGTAATTATTTTTTTTGCCCCCATTTTACTATCTCCATTTCCGGAAAACAAAAAATATTACTTTTTACTGATCGTTTTTATTTCAACGTTCATTATACCTTCTATCATGATCTTTTTTCTATATAAGGTAGGAAATATTTCCAGCTTAAAAATGGACAAACGAAATGAAAGGATTTGGCCGTTAATTTCTACCTCAATACTCTATATTGCAAATGCTTATATGTTTTACAGTCAATTAAACTTCAATGATTTGTTGGTATTAATTATGATTTTTATTTCTTTTACCATCTGTATAGTAACATTAATAACTCTTTTTTGGAAGATCAGCGCACATAGCGTTGGGATAAGTGGTTTTGTTGGATTTTTAGCAGCTATAAGTTGCAGAAATCCCGGAAATGAGCTACTATACCCAATCATGGCTGCTATTATTGTTGCAGGTATTCTTATGTCTGCAAGATTATCTTTAAATTCACATACGCCTGCTCAGGTGTTTGCAGG of Cytophagales bacterium contains these proteins:
- a CDS encoding PA-phosphatase, with the protein product MNRKLAYILSVLLHPLLLPTILFAVIIFFAPILLSPFPENKKYYFLLIVFISTFIIPSIMIFFLYKVGNISSLKMDKRNERIWPLISTSILYIANAYMFYSQLNFNDLLVLIMIFISFTICIVTLITLFWKISAHSVGISGFVGFLAAISCRNPGNELLYPIMAAIIVAGILMSARLSLNSHTPAQVFAGFGLGLIISFGSIIIFI